TGTGATTGTATATATTAATTAAACATCTAATTCTCAACCAATAAATGGCTCTTTCCAAAGTTACTTGAATAAACTGTGATTATGCTTAGATTAGTTTAATTATGTTCAATCAACAGAATTTTATTTTTTAATGTTTCAAATTTACATCTTCCATACATCATTCTTTTTATTAATTTTATTTTGTTTATTTTTCCCTCTGCTAAGCCATTACTATATTCAAATTTTATTGCGTTTTCTACTGCTACAATGTCTCGTTTTATTCCATGTATGAAACTCTGTATCCCTTGAATAGAACTTTTTTCATATTTTTTTATCCAATTATGTAATTTTTCTGTGCTTTTGGAAAATAGCACTTTTTTGAATTCTTTTACTGCTTCATATATTTCTTTTAGATA
The nucleotide sequence above comes from Marinitoga hydrogenitolerans DSM 16785. Encoded proteins:
- a CDS encoding transposase, with the protein product YLKEIYEAVKEFKKVLFSKSTEKLHNWIKKYEKSSIQGIQSFIHGIKRDIVAVENAIKFEYSNGLAEGKINKIKLIKRMMYGRCKFETLKNKILLIEHN